The DNA region TGGACTACTTCTCCAAGAAGAGCAAGTGACCCACGGCACGTCCTGAGTCCGTGCCCGCCGGGGCCGCAGCACCTCCGCTGCGGCCCCGGCGGCGTTCCCGGGGCCGCTCCGGAGCCGCTCCGCCGCGGCCCCGCCGGCCTCCTCGGAGGCCCCCGGGAGACCACCCGGGATGCCTCCCGGGGGACCGCCCGGGAGGCGGGCCCGCGCCCCCGGGCCGCGCAGTTCCCCCGCCGCCCCCACGGCGGGCCTCCCGGCCCGCCTAGAATCGGGTCATCATGAGCGCCACACTCGTCGTCAAGGACCTCGCCGCCGGCCACGGCGAGCGCACCCTCTTCTCCGGCCTGGACCTGGTCGTCGCCCCCGGCGACGTGATCGGCCTGGTCGGCGTGAACGGGGCCGGGAAGTCGACCCTGCTCCGCCTGCTGGCCGGCCTGGACACCCCCGAGGGCGGCTCGCTGCGCCTCAGCCCGGCCTCCGCCAACATCGGCCACCTCCCGCAGGAGCCGGAGCGCCGCCCGGGCGAGTCGGTCCGCGACTTCCTCGCCCGCCGGACCGGGGTCGCCGCCGCGCAGGCCGAGCTGGACGAGGCCACCCAGGGGCTGGTGGACGGGGTGGCCGGCGCCGACGACGCCTACGCGGCGAGCCTGGACCGCTGGCTGGACCTGGGCGGCGCCGACCTGGAGGAGCGGGCCGAGGAGGTCGCCGACTCGCTCGGCCTGAAGGTCTCCCTCGACCTGCCGATGACCGCGCTCTCCGGCGGCCAGGCCGCCCGGGCCGGCCTCGCCTCGCTGCTGCTCTCGCGCTACGACGTCTTCCTGCTGGACGAGCCCACCAACGACCTCGACCTGGACGGCCTGGAGCGGCTGGAGTCCTTCGTCAAGGGCCTGCGCGCGGGCACCGTGCTGATCAGCCACGACCGCGAGTTCCTGGCCCGCACCGTCACCAAGGTGCTGGAGCTGGACCTGCACCAGCAGCAGGTCAACCTGTACGGCGGCGGCTACGACGCGTACCTGGAGGAGCGTGCGACGGCCCGCCGGCACGCCCGCGACGAGTACGAGGAGTACGCCGACACCAAGGCCGGTCTGGAGGCCCGGGCCCGGATGCAGCGCGGCTGGATGGAGCACGGCGTGCGCAACGCCCGCCGCAAGTCCTCCGACAACGACAAGATCGGCCGTGCGATGCGGACCGAGTCCACCGAGAAGCAGGCGTCCAAGGCCCGGCAGACCCAGCGGATGATCGAGCGGCTGGACGTCGTCGAGGAGCCGCGCAAGGAGTGGGAGCTGCGGATGGAGATCGCCACCGCGCCGCGCTCCGGCTCGGTGGTCGCCACCCTGCGCGGGGCCACCGTCCGGCGCGGGGACTTCGTCCTCGGCCCGGTGGACCTGCAGATCGACTGGGCCGACCGGGTGGCCATCACGGGCGCCAACGGCGCGGGCAAGTCCACGCTGCTGGCCGCGCTGCTCGGCCGGCTCGAACTCGACTCGGGCAGCGCCGCGCTGGGCTCCGGCGTGGTGGTCGGCGAGGTCGACCAGGCGCGCGGGCTGTTCCTGGGCGGCGAGCCGCTGTCGGACGCGTTCGCCGCCGCCGTGCCGGAGCTGTCGCCGGAGGAGGTGCGCACCCTGCTCGCCAAGTTCGGCCTGAAGGCGGTGCACGTGATGCGGCCGGCCGGCACGCTGTCGCCCGGTGAGCGGACCAGGGCCGCGCTGGCGCTGCTGCAGGCGCGCGGGGTGAACCTGCTGGTGCTGGACGAGCCCACCAACCACCTGGACCTGCCCGCGATCGAGCAGCTGGAGTCGGCGCTGGGCTCGTACACCGGCACCCTGCTGCTGGTCACGCACGACCGCCGGATGCTGGACACGGTCGCGGTGAACCGGCGGATCGAGGTCGGCGGCGGCCGGGTGCAGGAGAGCTGAACCGGACGGCCCGGTGACCGGCCGGGGAAGTGGTCTGGACCGGACCCCTTCCCCGGCCGGTCGTCATGTGCTGTGCTGTCGGCCATGGTTGACAGCACCCCGGCAGCCGGGACGCCGTACCCGAGCGTCCCGCTCCGCCCGATGACGGTGCCCGCCCACGAGGCCGAGGCACGGAGCAGGACCTTCCACGACGTGATGGCGCAGCGCCGGACCGTCCGCGACTACTCGACCCGACCGGTTCCGGACGGCGTGG from Kitasatospora sp. NBC_00458 includes:
- a CDS encoding ABC-F family ATP-binding cassette domain-containing protein — encoded protein: MSATLVVKDLAAGHGERTLFSGLDLVVAPGDVIGLVGVNGAGKSTLLRLLAGLDTPEGGSLRLSPASANIGHLPQEPERRPGESVRDFLARRTGVAAAQAELDEATQGLVDGVAGADDAYAASLDRWLDLGGADLEERAEEVADSLGLKVSLDLPMTALSGGQAARAGLASLLLSRYDVFLLDEPTNDLDLDGLERLESFVKGLRAGTVLISHDREFLARTVTKVLELDLHQQQVNLYGGGYDAYLEERATARRHARDEYEEYADTKAGLEARARMQRGWMEHGVRNARRKSSDNDKIGRAMRTESTEKQASKARQTQRMIERLDVVEEPRKEWELRMEIATAPRSGSVVATLRGATVRRGDFVLGPVDLQIDWADRVAITGANGAGKSTLLAALLGRLELDSGSAALGSGVVVGEVDQARGLFLGGEPLSDAFAAAVPELSPEEVRTLLAKFGLKAVHVMRPAGTLSPGERTRAALALLQARGVNLLVLDEPTNHLDLPAIEQLESALGSYTGTLLLVTHDRRMLDTVAVNRRIEVGGGRVQES